A DNA window from Centropristis striata isolate RG_2023a ecotype Rhode Island chromosome 10, C.striata_1.0, whole genome shotgun sequence contains the following coding sequences:
- the phf11 gene encoding PHD finger protein 11 isoform X1 produces MDDRDSERVSCLLCQRSQETKITGALSTKDEVTAHQNCLLFSSGLYCQSSPEFDDLFGFSVEKVLTEVKRGSKLFCDKCKKKGATVGCEVKRCKKSYHYPCAVSANATIIENTKEEKYVLYCYNHDPQKQEINGFVNGHTSSSKKARTRKKNPIEVGPSKVYCLACEKTEGHICLESLSNSIVMFYCDKHAPASKKGNSSGDSTPAQQTSLYSSDSNSSTSAPRSSSKKRLNSSGKQEGTPSKHKCKSRHVIDSSESDENGPDSEMAPLETDIDESANSMPESQLIR; encoded by the exons ATGGACGacagagacagtgagagagtGTCCTGCCTGCTTTGTCAACGGTCCCAAGAGACAAAGATAACCGGAGCGTTATCGACTAAAGACGAAGTCACGGCTCACCAGAACTGTTTG tTATTTTCCTCTGGTCTTTATTGCCAGAGTTCTCCAGAGTTTGATGATCTGTTTGGTTTCTCTGTGGAGAAAGTGCTGACTGAAGTGAAACGAGGATCCAAACTG TTCTGTGACAAGTGCAAGAAAAAGGGCGCCACTGTTGGGTGTGAAGTTAAGCGCTGCAAGAAGTCTTACCACTACCCGTGTGCTGTTTCTGCAAACGCCACAATCATTGAGaatacaaaagaagaaaaatatgt GTTGTACTGTTACAATCATGATCCACAAAAACAAG AAATCAACGGCTTTGTAAATGGACACACTTCATCGTCAAAAAAGGCCCGAACTcggaaaaaaaatcccatcgAAGTCGGACCATCCAAG GTTTATTGCCTTGCCTGTGAGAAGACTGAAGGACATATTTGCTTGGAAAGTTTGTCTAATAGCATTGTTAT GTTTTACTGTGACAAACATGCTCCTGCATCAAAAAAGGGGAACAGCAGTG GTGATTCTACACCAGCTCAACAAACGTCTTTGTACAGCAGCGACTCCAACTCCTCCACCAGCGCGCCACGTTCATCTTCCAAG AAACGGTTGAATTCCAGTGGCAA ACAGGAAGGGACGCCCTCTAAACATAAATGTAAAAGCCGGCATGTGATAGACTCTTCAGAGTCAG ACGAGAATGGACCTGATTCAGAAATGGCCCCTTTAGAGACGGATATAGACGAGAGTGCAAACTCTATGCCAGAGTCCCAG TTGATAAGGTGA
- the phf11 gene encoding uncharacterized protein phf11 isoform X3 codes for MWPTHNMQIICKLLLSLIGNQMERKSRDENKDEDETVMHSDTDSESLLLPVPASCQTETNLFPRVVLVESKTEAAQNEDGGSSPEHTTGPSVPHQSSAGPSSSPDHLKPLSVSGLPPCTSSATSPPPLEIVCISLLSPPSSPPVAPPSDPEPTINSTKFWRNCNTAGCTQAIFTNFINEMNDISSRIQSDQASQDDYDLALSVITASGKLSQLVAKQQEELQRKQVELKKAAAAMKEVVSALRR; via the exons ATGTGGCCAACTCATAATATGCAGATAATTTGCAAACTCCTACTGTCTCTCATAGGAAATCAAATGGAGAGAAAGAGCAGAGATGAGAataaagatgaagatgaaactGTCATGCATTCA GATACTGATTCAGAGAGTTTGCTGCTTCCTGTTCCAGCCTCATGTCAAACTGAAACAAACTTGTTTCCCAGAGTGGTTTTGGTTGAGTCAAAGACAGAGGCGGCACAGAACGAAGATGGAG GGTCCAGTCCTGAACACACCACTGGACCCTCTGTTCCACACCAGAGCTCTGCTGGACCTTCTTCCTCTCCTGACCACCTAAAACCTCTCAGTGTTTCCGGCTTACCCCCGTGCACCAGCTCAGCCACTTCCCCGCCTCCTCTTGAAATCGTCTGTATATCCCTCCTGtcccctccctcttctcctcctgtgGCTCCTCCCTCAGACCCAGAGCCAACCATCAACTCCACCAAGTTCTGGAGAAACTGCAACACTGCAGGATGCACACAGGCCATCTTCACCAATTTCATTAACGAGATGAACGACATCTCCAGCAGAATTCAGTCGGACCAGGCCAGCCAGGATG ATTATGATCTTGCACTATCAGTGATAACAGCTTCTGGAAAACTGTCACAGCTTGTGGCCAAGCAGCAGGAAG AGTTACAAAGGAAACAAGTGGAGCTGAAAAAGGCAGCAGCAGCTATGAAGGAGGTCGTCTCAGCACTGAGGAGATGA
- the phf11 gene encoding PHD finger protein 6 isoform X2 — translation MDDRDSERVSCLLCQRSQETKITGALSTKDEVTAHQNCLLFSSGLYCQSSPEFDDLFGFSVEKVLTEVKRGSKLFCDKCKKKGATVGCEVKRCKKSYHYPCAVSANATIIENTKEEKYVLYCYNHDPQKQEINGFVNGHTSSSKKARTRKKNPIEVGPSKGNSSGDSTPAQQTSLYSSDSNSSTSAPRSSSKKRLNSSGKQEGTPSKHKCKSRHVIDSSESDENGPDSEMAPLETDIDESANSMPESQLIR, via the exons ATGGACGacagagacagtgagagagtGTCCTGCCTGCTTTGTCAACGGTCCCAAGAGACAAAGATAACCGGAGCGTTATCGACTAAAGACGAAGTCACGGCTCACCAGAACTGTTTG tTATTTTCCTCTGGTCTTTATTGCCAGAGTTCTCCAGAGTTTGATGATCTGTTTGGTTTCTCTGTGGAGAAAGTGCTGACTGAAGTGAAACGAGGATCCAAACTG TTCTGTGACAAGTGCAAGAAAAAGGGCGCCACTGTTGGGTGTGAAGTTAAGCGCTGCAAGAAGTCTTACCACTACCCGTGTGCTGTTTCTGCAAACGCCACAATCATTGAGaatacaaaagaagaaaaatatgt GTTGTACTGTTACAATCATGATCCACAAAAACAAG AAATCAACGGCTTTGTAAATGGACACACTTCATCGTCAAAAAAGGCCCGAACTcggaaaaaaaatcccatcgAAGTCGGACCATCCAAG GGGAACAGCAGTG GTGATTCTACACCAGCTCAACAAACGTCTTTGTACAGCAGCGACTCCAACTCCTCCACCAGCGCGCCACGTTCATCTTCCAAG AAACGGTTGAATTCCAGTGGCAA ACAGGAAGGGACGCCCTCTAAACATAAATGTAAAAGCCGGCATGTGATAGACTCTTCAGAGTCAG ACGAGAATGGACCTGATTCAGAAATGGCCCCTTTAGAGACGGATATAGACGAGAGTGCAAACTCTATGCCAGAGTCCCAG TTGATAAGGTGA